Part of the Ziziphus jujuba cultivar Dongzao chromosome 8, ASM3175591v1 genome is shown below.
AGAACAACCCCTTTCGGAAGCCCCGTTGTTCCCGATGAGAAGGGCAGGGCCACCGGGTCTTCCGCGTCGATAACAACCTCCGGAAATTCGTTCTCGTTGGCGTCGGAAATCACCGAGAAGTCTAGACAATTCTCGGGAGGGTCGTCGATGGTGATGACCTTAAAATCTTGGCCGAGTTTGGGGTATTGGCCGCCGCCCGGTTCTCGGAGCTTGTCGACGTACTGAGATTGAGTGATGATGAGTTTCGATTTGGAGGCGTTGAACTGCTTGAAAATCTCGGGCACCGTGTAGAAGGGGTTTGCGGTGGTGGAGACGGCTCCGATTATAGAAGCTCCCATGAATGCGAAGACGAACTCGGCGCAGTTTTGGAGAAGGATCATGATAACATCTCCTTTTTTGATTCCAAGTGTAGAAAGGCCTGCAGCGATCTTTGAGGAAATGAGGTGGGTTTCTGCGAAAGTGTAGGTCTTTCCGGTGGAGCCCACGATCAAGCAGGGTCTGTCCGGGAATTCCACCAAAGAGCGCTCAAAGCAATAGGTGTGGAGCGGAACATGGTTGGAGATGGGGATGTCAGGCAATTTAGATTTGAAGACATGGATGGTGTCATCTTGCTGGGGCAGCTGGTTCttgggaggaggaggaggaggaggaggagttgTTGCAGCAGCTGCCGCAGGCTCTGAATTAATCTTGGGAGAGATTTCTGGTTTGGGAGTTTCAACAGAAGAAGCAACAGAAACCATGGTGTGTATGTGGATATTAATCTCTCTCTGTGTTTTCCCCTTTGGTTTCCGATATAATAATTAATCTTCTCTCTATGTCTGTCGACTCAAAGAGATTGCTTTTCTGTGCACCAGATAATTATGGGAATGGCTAGCACCAACCAACCAAGAGAAGAagaacacagagagagagagagagagagagagaaagagatgaagagaagaaggagagagtgtgttagagagagaaggaaatgaaaggaaaagtGTACATGTCATTAATATAAAGGAAGTGGCGTTGGGGAGAATGGAGGGAGGTAGGTAGCGAGAGGAGGTTAGATTGGGCAGATGGAAATGAGTTTGTGTTGGGTTAGAGGAAAATGAGACGGAGGAAATAAGCATGCCTTACCTCACCTTCAAATATTGGATATTTTTGCACCATTCAATACGTCATTAGTAGCCAAGGCTTCCAAGTTCCAAAATCCATCCCCCCAAGAAAATGGTCCAAAACCTACCTAAATTTACATAtgcgataaaaaaaattattaaactataattttaaaataattaatgtgatttatttaatattgtaatttttttattataatttttgtcaCCGTGAAAAAAATgatgtaaaaataaataggaGATCCTTGATTTTATCTCCCTCTACTAGTATAGTATGTATGGGTACTCATCAACGAATGCATATTACCTACCTAACCTTCTATCTCAGTTTCCAATTCAACACTACTTGTGGGTCCATGCCATTCCTAATTTCAATACGTGGCTTGTCCTTCACTGTCTAAAATTAGAGTTtacacaaatattttccttgtaaCTTTTTCCCGTGAAGACGGTTACCACcacattattattgtttattttattacaaatttgAGTGAGAGAAGATTTTATTTAAATCAGGCATATTTataatagtttttattattagagCAAGCCTATAAATTTGGAATCatagttttaaaataatatagtgaTTTCGTAcccaattttttcttaaaaaaattaatttatttttgttgttggtatGGTTATGGTACGTAGACCGAGAATTTGCTGCCACACAGTCGGTGTCTTAATTCTTATGGAGCACAGTGGGTAGGTAACGGAAATGGTGGAACATCTCCTGTCTTAATTCAAATCGCAACGTGGAGGCTTTAAGTTGCTGAATTATGAAGCCCATTCATACGCTGGCGTTGTCGTTTCAAAGGGTGGATTTatgatattttctttatttttattttatttttttattttaaaaaaataatttttgatagTATTATAGATATTATATCGTAATTctataattttgaattataaaacCATCCAAAacaattaatagaatttatcAAAGCACGTTAAATTAATTTTAGCAGATTCATGGCTGTGACTGGGACTTGTGGGTTGTAACCTTGTAAAGCTATCGGTTGGTCCACTTTAACCATGAGCCACCAGTCACTCTCCTCCGCTCCTTTTGTCTATATTTGTTTCAGTTGGGTCCAAGCTTCTTCAAATGCCTTTTCCAGTTTCACACTATTTCATTTTAATGTATTATAAAATGCACATACGAAATACTTAGCAAAATTCATACCAAATAATTCAAACAAAGAATCATAGTTTATAAGTACGTTTCGTACGTAACAATATTGATTGGAATTTTCTAACTTCGGTAGTAGTTTATTATGTGGTTGAGCGGGTAACCGGGTTGGAATTGATCAGGTCTCATTTTAAcagtctttattattattattattattattattatatatatatatatatataatttttttttttggtcttcatTATATGGATATAATTTTCAAGTGTCATTTATCAATCAATGGGAGTGAAAATAACATTATTGAGCTTAAATAGTTCAAAACTAAAATGTTTTTAGATTTCCGTAAACGTATAAACAAAGTCTACCTGCccacaaagaaataaatattttactgtACAAAATAAGAACATAGGTAATTAgtatacaataattaaataatttcgaTCCCCTAAATAGTATTCCAAgctagaaaattttctttttaaaaaaaaaaaaaataaatttctggGCCTTGTTGGGCTTCAAACCAATCATATGGCGGttgcagaaaaagaaaaagtaaaacgGCGTAGATGAGCTCTACTCCTTAAACCCTAAAGTGTACAAGTGTCCCTCGTAAGTCAGTTGAAACATGAAAGAGGGGTGAGGGTGGGGGGTTTAAGAGGCAGTGGGGTGTTAAAGAGCAAAAGTGTGAACTTTGTATATCGCTCGCTAGTCGTTGCCTAAATCTCAAATGGCGTCGCTTCCTTTGAAGAGGAACTATCGCTGTGTTCCATCTCTGCAGCAGTTCTATACCGGCGGGCCATTCGTAGTCTCATCGGACGGCTCCTTTATTGTATGTGTGTGCGGCGAGTCCATCAAGATCGTCGACTCCTCCAGTGCGTCTATACGTTCCACCATCGATGATGGCGACTCCGAGGCCGTCACGGCATTGGCGCTTAGCCCCGACGGCAAGCTGCTCTTTTCCGCCGGCCACAGTCGCCAGATTAGGGTCTGGGACCTCTCCACCTTGAAAACCGTGCGCTCTTGGAAGGTAATTGGCCCTTGTCTTACTTGAAAATTCGAGGGAGAAAATGTTGAAAAgcgttttattattatttttttatctttttggtttgaaaaatgAGACTTCATGGGCTTGAGTTATCCTCTAGGGTTAATTGAGTTTGAAGTTGCTGATACAGCTTTAACTTAATAGAGGATTTAATaatgggttgttttttttttttttttttttttttttttttttttttttttaaaagctgaGGAAACGAAAGAAACTAGCATCACGAAGCTGAATGGTTACTTGTGTTATCTAAAATAGTAAACTTGTGTCTGAATgtaatgcttttttcttttttctccttcaATTGGGCAGGGCCACGATGGTCCTGTAATGGGTATGGCTTGTCATCCATCGGGGGGGTTGCTTGCGACTGCAGGAGCTGATAGGAAAGTCCTTGTTTGGGATGTTGACGGTGGCTACTGCACTCATTACTTCAAAGGTCACGAAGGTGTTGTTTCAAGTATTATGTTCCATCCTGATCCGTCCAAGCCACTAGTAAGTTGTTTCCAAGTGTTTTGCTGAAAGTCCCTTGTGGTGCTTTTCTGGATAATAGTTTTATGAATGTTAATGCTGTATGTTTGTTTTGTGTAGAATTTGAGTCCCCCTCCTTTCCCTTATATACATTGGCTGTTTGCTTTAAACAACTTTAAGTAAAtgtattgtgtgttttaaaatgATCATACCGGTTTGCTTTTTAGCTTTTTTCTGGAAGCGATGATACCAACGTACAAGTCTGGGATATTTTATCTAAGAAGTGCATCTCAACCCTTAAAGGACATCATTCAACTGTGACTTCTTTGGCAGTATCTGAAGATGGAGGGACATTACTCAGTGCTGGACGAGATAAGGTAGGACTAATTGGCTAAATCTATTCTTGGGCATGATACATGAAACAACTGTTGGTGTTTTTGTTTCATTTGAGACACTTTTGACACTGGAGGTATCTTAGTACATGTCTAATCTACAGAAAACAAGTCAGTTTATGTTAATCATTTTGCTAGTGCCCACTCGACTTCAAACTTGTGTTGTGGAAAGTTGAGACTGAGAATGGCAGGATTGCTCTTTAGAGGCTTATAAATGCTATGGGCTTATAGTAGAGTCCAGGTGTATAGAATATTCTAATTTCCATGTTCCGAGATTAATCCTCAGGAAATGTGCACGATCTTTGTGCTTGTGTGGATATGGTTCTTTATTTCATCTTCACTCTATACTTATGCATCATTGGGTTTTCCATGTTCATTGAACGTCTCGTTGTTGCATTCTATAACATTCACAATTTTACTCACCCAGCTTATGGTTTGTAAGTAGCCAAAAAGATATGAATTTGTTtcaagtcaaaatatttaaacacgCTTTGGATATGTAACATTTTGGAATTTTGGTTGTCATCGATAAATTGATGCGTAGAATGATTTCAGGTTGTGTTGTTGTGGGATCTTCATGACTATAGCTGCAAGAAGACTATAACAACATATGAAATTCTTGAAGCAATGTGTGTAATTCATTCTGGTACTCGTTTTGCTTCATGTTTGGGTTTGAACAATCAGCATGAAGGGAAGAAAAGTGGGTCACTGGAAATGTACTTTGTAACAGTTGGTGAACGTGGAGTTGTTCGGATATGGAGTTCTGAAAGGTAACTTATGAAGATCTTTTTCATGTACTTTTTATGAGTATTTTTTTGATAGAATTTACTTATGGAAGAAGTATACATCGCCATTAATTTTCAGGGGATAATACATTAACGTCCCCTCTTTTTGTaagtttttcatatttttctttattttaatgcatcaatgttccctttttttcaagtttttttcatattttccttATGTTTATAAAAATTACGGTGACATCTTTTCAGTTTTTAGATGTTGAGAAATAAAGACATTGCAACAAAAATGAGATTCAATTGTAAATTGTAATTTATGGAAATACAAGGTATATTTGCAAAAAACAGAAGGGAGGTTATTGTAATGTACCTAATTTGGAGGCACCTCAGCAGCCTTTTATCCTTACAATGGTTGTTGTTTATGGTGGGTCGTGTttgatgaatttatttttacatttcatTTGTTTCAACAGAGCAGTTTGTGTTTTTGAGCAAAACTCATCAGATGTTACTCTTAGCTCGGATGAAAATGAGTCTAGAAGGGGCTTCACTGCTACTGTTATGCTACCATTGGATCAAGGCTTGCTATGTGTGACAGCTGATCAGCAGTTTCTTGTTTATTCCCCAGTCGAAAAATCCATGGGGATGGAGTTGATCCTAAGCAAAAGACTAATAGGAGGCAATGAAGAGATTATAGATATGAAGTTTTTAGGTGATGAAGAACAATTACTTGCTGTTGCTACAAATATTGAACAGGTAATCACTTgatataatcaaaattttacaCACGGCAGTTACACCTGTTAGCACATGCAGGACTGCTTATGTTTTCATGGTTCTAATATGTTACACAATTTGAACATACAGGTACGAGTGTATGACCTCGCATCCATGTCATGTTCTTATGTTTTGGCTGGTCATACTGAAATTGTTATATGCCTGGACACCTGTGTATCAAGTTCCGGAAGAACACTTATAGCAACTGGAAGTAGGGACAAAAGTGTAAGTTTCCATCTTAAATGTCTGGCTATAATCTATGTTTACTTTTTTCCTTCAGTCATTAGCACATGAATCTCCTCTTGGTCATGTTATTTGTAAGTAGATTATTAAGCTTGAAGTCAGCCATGTTAGAATCATTTCGATTTCTTTGCAATTTCTTATATgtattctctctttttttcatgttttcctGAAATATATGTCTCCATTGTTGGTATAGGTTAGGTTGTGGGAATCAGAAGGCAGATGTTGCCTTGGAGTTGGAATAGGTCATATGGGAGCTGTTGGAGCCGttgctttttcaaaaaagaagaaagacttCTTTGTAAGTGGAAGTAGGTGAGTAACTGAGTATCAAGCCATGGTATTGCTAAAGAattatttggcttttttttttttttttttccacgaaGGATAGCTGAGTATCAGGCCATACATTGTCATTCACTTAGGCTTTCTTCGCATTGGCTAACAAGAATGTGTAATGCATTGGAGGTTCTATCTAATCTTATGGTCCTGTTAATTGCTATTAGTGTGTATGGAAAAATCAATGTTAGTAGCTGAGTATCAGGCCGTACATTGTCATTTACTAAGGTGTTCTTCTTATTGGGTAACAAAGAATGGGTAACAAAGAATGAGTAATTGACTAGGGTTCTATCTAAGCTTATAGTCCTGTTAATCAATGTTATCTTTAAATGACCTATGTGATTATTTTGTTCAGTGATCGTACTATCAAGGTCTGGAGTTTG
Proteins encoded:
- the LOC107414859 gene encoding protein TORMOZ EMBRYO DEFECTIVE, encoding MASLPLKRNYRCVPSLQQFYTGGPFVVSSDGSFIVCVCGESIKIVDSSSASIRSTIDDGDSEAVTALALSPDGKLLFSAGHSRQIRVWDLSTLKTVRSWKGHDGPVMGMACHPSGGLLATAGADRKVLVWDVDGGYCTHYFKGHEGVVSSIMFHPDPSKPLLFSGSDDTNVQVWDILSKKCISTLKGHHSTVTSLAVSEDGGTLLSAGRDKVVLLWDLHDYSCKKTITTYEILEAMCVIHSGTRFASCLGLNNQHEGKKSGSLEMYFVTVGERGVVRIWSSERAVCVFEQNSSDVTLSSDENESRRGFTATVMLPLDQGLLCVTADQQFLVYSPVEKSMGMELILSKRLIGGNEEIIDMKFLGDEEQLLAVATNIEQVRVYDLASMSCSYVLAGHTEIVICLDTCVSSSGRTLIATGSRDKSVRLWESEGRCCLGVGIGHMGAVGAVAFSKKKKDFFVSGSSDRTIKVWSLDGLSDYVGQPFNLKAKAAVAAHDKDINSLAVAPNDSLVCSGSQDHTACVWKLPDLVSVVVFKGHKRGIWSVEFSPVDQCVITASGDKTIKIWAISDGSCLKTFEGHTSSVLRASFLTRGTQFVSCGGDGLVKLWTIKTNECIATYDQHEEKVWALTVGKKTEMLATGGSDAVINLWYDSTASDKEEAFLREEEGVLKGQELENAVLDADYSKAIQIAFELRRPHKLFELFAELCRQREAEKHVRKALHALGHEDLRQLLDYVKEWNTKPKLCHVAQFVLFTIFNILSPTEIIEMKGIGELLEGLIPYSQRHFSRIDRLVRSTFLLDYTLTGMSVIEPETDDVKNSKDNNHLDENLLAADVGEEEKQNDSQMLNSKSAIRKRKSDKHRDASRTKKVKGVAYTAVF